GCAGGAGTTATAGTTGGCCCTTATTCAGTAGGTCCAATTCTGACAAAAGAAGTAGAGTCAGTAAGACACATAGCTGAGTTTGGTGTAGTTTTACTATTATTTGTAATTGGTTTAGAAATGCAGCCTAAAAAACTTTGGAATATGAGAAAGGAGGTATTTGGATTAGGTAGTGCCCAAATTCTGTTTTCTGGTTTCTTTATATTTGCATATGCTATTTTTTACGCAAGTTCTTTAGAAGTTGCAATTTTAATTGGTTTAACTTTTGCCTTATCTTCAACAGCATTTGTAATGCAAATTTTGCAAGAAAAAGGTGAACTTTATTCACCAATGGGAAAAAGTAGTTTTTCAATTCTTTTAATGCAAGATTTAGCCGTTGTTCCTTTATTAGCCTTAGTTCCAATACTTGCAGAAACAGGAAACTTAACTGATGGTCATGCTATGTGGCAGCAAATTTTGATTGCAATTAGTTTGATTCTAATCTTATTAGCTTTTGGTAAATATGTTATTCCTGGACTTCTTGATTATTTAGCAGCAAATCAAAATAAAGAGGCATTCTTTTTTTCTGTAATTTTATCAGTAGTTTTTGCAGCATGGGCAATGGAATATGCAGGTTTATCAATGGCTTTAGGTGCATTTATTATGGGAATGGTTCTATCAAATTCAAAATATCACTATCAAATCCAAGCAAATGTAGAGCCATATAAAGGTCTTCTAATGACTCTGTTTTTTATTGCTGTGGGTATGTCAATTGATTTAAATGCAATGATGAAAGATCCTTTAATTTTAATTCAGCATCTAGTAGTAATTATGGGAATAAAAATTTTAGTACTTTTTCTAATCATGCTATTTATGGGATATACTCGTTCAACTGCAATTTCAGTATCATTCCTACTAGCACAAAGTGGAGAGTTTGGTTTTGTTCTATTTGGTGCAGCAAAAGCATTAGGTGTTATAAGTGATGAAATGTTTGTAGCAGCTGTTACTATAATATCTTTTAGTATGTTAGTTACTCCGCTTTTAGTAAAAGTTAGTGAGAAATTAAGCATTAAATTTGATAATACTCCAATAGAAATAAAATCTGCTTATGTTCCCCAAGAAGAGTGGAATGGTGTTTTTATAGCGGGTTATGGCCGAGGTGGAAGGCTTATAGCTTCAATGTTAAGTCATGCAAACATTCCTTTTATAGCTTTTGATATTGATACAAAAAGAATAGAACTAGGTCAAAAAGAAGGACGAGCTGTTTATTATGGTGAATTAAGTGATCTTGAATTTTTATCACATATAGGTCTTTCAAGAGCAAATGCTGTTATTGTAACTATTAATAATCATCATGCATCAGCTAAGATTGTTTCTCATATTAGAAATATCTCTCCTGGATTAAAAATATTTGCTCGATCAAAAAATATGAAAACTAGAGATTCCTTATTAACGCATGGAGCGTCTTGGGTAATGCCTGAAGCTTCAGAAGGAAGTTTAAGATTAGCAGAAGAGACTTTATTAGGTGTAGGTATGTTAAAAGAAGATGTTAATGATCTTTTAACTTTTTTTAGAAAAGATGATTATGAAACTATTCGTAAGCATTATAAAGGTATTGATACTGACGATTAATTATATGTAAAAAATAGTTTACTATACAACTGTATATTAAATAATCAAAAAACTTGATAAGTTCTTAACAATCTTGTTATACTAAGAGAAAGATAATAAGGATTAACATGGGATTATTTGATATAGGAATAAGAAAAGAGCTTACATTAGAAAAAAGTAAAGAAGAAGTTTTAGATTCTTTAAGAGAAAAGCTATCAATCACATCTGAACAGATACCTATTATTGAAAATGAAACTTTAATTCTAGATAATTTTAAAACTTCAATATTAAATTATAGTTTATCTATAAAACTTGATAAAACTAATAAGGGTTTTAAATTTATTATTGATGGAGAATTACAACAATTATACGTACTTATTTTAGTTGCCTTAATAATTCTAAGTATTCTTGTAACGTACGGTATTGGTGTTATTCTTATAGTTGGTTTTGCTTATTTACAAAAGCATTATGCTTCTAAATTCTTAGACTCATTATTAGAAGATATTACTTAAATATTATTCTCCTTTCATTTAATCTTTCCAAAAGGTTGTATATGCAATAGTTGCATATACAATTAAAGGATTAATATGAAAACTCAATTAAAAGATTCTATTGGATTTAAAGTAAATATAACTGCAAATTTATTCAATAATATATTTAATCAACAACTACAAACATACGATATTGCAATAGAACAAAGAGCTACTTTAGAAATTATTCAAGTAGAAAAAAATATCACTCAAACAAAAATCGCCCAAATACTAGGAAAAGATAAAACAACAATAAGTAGAACTCTTAAAACTTTAGAAAAAAAAGGTCTTATAAAAAAAGAAGCTTTAGATAAAAGAACATTTCTAATAAAATTAACAGAACAAGGATATGAAGTTTTAGAGAAAAGTTCACAAACAGTTCAGGCTTTTAGAGAAAAAATTGCTTCTAAATTTACACAAGATGAAATAAATGAATTATTTAAATCCTTAGATAAAGTTACTTTAGCTTTAAGTGAAGAATAATGAAAAAACCAATAAACCATGTATATTTAATCATTTTACTTTCAGTACTTTCATCAGTTGCACCAATGGGTATTGATACATATATTCCTTCAATTCCTGATATTGCAGCTGCCTTTCATGTTGGAATCGAAAAAATCGAACTAACATTATCAATTTTTTTAATTGGATTTTCAATTGGTCAAGTTTTTGGAGGACCAATTTCAGATAGATATGGAAGAAGAATCGGTTCAATCCTTGGACTTTTAGGATATTCATTCTTTAGTTTTCTAATTATTTTTACTACAAATATTTATGAATTATGGATATATAGATTTCTTGAAGCTTTCTTTGGAGGAATTGTAGTTGTAAATGCAGCTGCTTGCGTTAGAGATAGATTCAAAGGAGCCCAAGCTGCAAAAGTTTTTTCACTAATTGGTACAATTAGAAGTTTAGCTCCCCTACTTGCTCCTGCAATTGGTGCTTTTATTATACATTTCTTTGCATGGCAAGCTATATTTGTTTTCCTAACTATCTATTCACTTTTAGTGGCTTTATGGGTTTATAAAGATTTAGAAGAAAGTTATACATATACAAAACAAAACGTTCTTGAATCTTTTAAAATCGTATTAACACATAAAAAAGCAATGAAAGCAATGCTTACCCTTGCACTTGGATTTTCTGGTTTTTTCATATTTATTTCAAAGTCATCGTTTATTTTTATTGAGCATTTTGGAATATCAACAGATATGTTTCCTCTTTTCTTTGGCTTTAATTTTATAATTTTAATTGGAATGATTAGAATTAATGTTTTATTATTAAAAAACAATTCACAACTGTTTTTAATTAAATTTGCAATTATTATTCAAATTATTGCAGCAATTTTAATGATTTTAAATTATAAAGGAGAATCAATACTTTTAACAATGATATTAATGGCTAGTTACATGAGTATGATGGCTTTTATTTTTGGAAATTGTATGGCTTTAGCTTTAGAGCATTTTTCTAAAAATGCAGGAGTTGCATCTAGTGTTATTGGTGTTTTACAATTTGGTTTGGGTGCAATTATTTCATCAGTTGCTCTTTCTTTTCATAGCCAAACTTTTTTACCAATTGCAATTAGTGTTACTTTAATTTCTATTACATCATTTTTGATTATTAGAACTTATAAATAAGGATTTAATATGTTTAAATATTTAATTAGTTTTTCAATGTTTTCAATTACTTTGTTTGCAAATGAAAACCAAATACCAGATTTAACATCTACCTGGGTTGGCTTTGCAACTTTAATTATTTTTATAATTGGCTACTATTTTGTAGCTAATGAAGAAAAATATCATATGGATAAAGCCATCCCTGCACTTTTTATTGGTATTTTCTCATTTTTATTAATTGCAGTTTATTACTATTTCAATGGTCTTGATATTCATTTAGTTCATGATGAATCAGAAAAAGTGATTTTAGAAATTGCTGAAATATTTTTCTTTTTATTTGTAGCAATGACATATATCGAATGCTTATTACATATGCATGTTTTTGATGCTTTAAAAT
This sequence is a window from Poseidonibacter parvus. Protein-coding genes within it:
- a CDS encoding MarR family winged helix-turn-helix transcriptional regulator, which translates into the protein MKTQLKDSIGFKVNITANLFNNIFNQQLQTYDIAIEQRATLEIIQVEKNITQTKIAQILGKDKTTISRTLKTLEKKGLIKKEALDKRTFLIKLTEQGYEVLEKSSQTVQAFREKIASKFTQDEINELFKSLDKVTLALSEE
- a CDS encoding cation:proton antiporter; its protein translation is MTNADLLSSTLYLIVVTTILVTISKRLGLGSILGLLIAGVIVGPYSVGPILTKEVESVRHIAEFGVVLLLFVIGLEMQPKKLWNMRKEVFGLGSAQILFSGFFIFAYAIFYASSLEVAILIGLTFALSSTAFVMQILQEKGELYSPMGKSSFSILLMQDLAVVPLLALVPILAETGNLTDGHAMWQQILIAISLILILLAFGKYVIPGLLDYLAANQNKEAFFFSVILSVVFAAWAMEYAGLSMALGAFIMGMVLSNSKYHYQIQANVEPYKGLLMTLFFIAVGMSIDLNAMMKDPLILIQHLVVIMGIKILVLFLIMLFMGYTRSTAISVSFLLAQSGEFGFVLFGAAKALGVISDEMFVAAVTIISFSMLVTPLLVKVSEKLSIKFDNTPIEIKSAYVPQEEWNGVFIAGYGRGGRLIASMLSHANIPFIAFDIDTKRIELGQKEGRAVYYGELSDLEFLSHIGLSRANAVIVTINNHHASAKIVSHIRNISPGLKIFARSKNMKTRDSLLTHGASWVMPEASEGSLRLAEETLLGVGMLKEDVNDLLTFFRKDDYETIRKHYKGIDTDD
- a CDS encoding multidrug effflux MFS transporter, with the translated sequence MKKPINHVYLIILLSVLSSVAPMGIDTYIPSIPDIAAAFHVGIEKIELTLSIFLIGFSIGQVFGGPISDRYGRRIGSILGLLGYSFFSFLIIFTTNIYELWIYRFLEAFFGGIVVVNAAACVRDRFKGAQAAKVFSLIGTIRSLAPLLAPAIGAFIIHFFAWQAIFVFLTIYSLLVALWVYKDLEESYTYTKQNVLESFKIVLTHKKAMKAMLTLALGFSGFFIFISKSSFIFIEHFGISTDMFPLFFGFNFIILIGMIRINVLLLKNNSQLFLIKFAIIIQIIAAILMILNYKGESILLTMILMASYMSMMAFIFGNCMALALEHFSKNAGVASSVIGVLQFGLGAIISSVALSFHSQTFLPIAISVTLISITSFLIIRTYK